Below is a window of Mycobacterium dioxanotrophicus DNA.
TGTTCGGCACCGGCACCGAGGGCGCGGCCCGCAAGGCCGCCGACGAGCCGGTGCTACACAAAGAGATGACGGCCGAGCTGGGCGGGGTGTCGCCGACGATCGTGCTGCCGGGCCAGTGGACCAAGGCCGACATCGATTTCCAGGCCAACCACGTCGCCACCCAGCGGCTGCACAACAACGGCTACAACTGCATCGCCGCGCAGGTGGTGGTGTTGTCCAAACACTGGCCGCAACGCGACGAGTTCATCGCGGCGCTGCGCAAGGCCCTCAACGACGCACCGCAGCGCCCGGCGTACTACCCGGGCTCCGATGCGCGGGTGGCCGGCGCCGACGCGTCCTACCCGGAAGCTCAGCACCTCGGCGTCAACGGAGCCCGCGTGCTCGTCGTCGATCCGCAGGATCGTCAGGCCCTGCTGCACACCGAGTACTTCAGTCCCGTATTGGGCATCATCGAACTCGACCCTGCGGGTGAACAATTCGCCGAGGAAGCAGTCCGGGTCGCCAACGACGAGTTCGTCGGCACGCTCGGGGTCAACATCATTGCGCACCCCGACACCATCACCGGGCTCGGCGACAAGTTCGAGGAGCTGATCGCGCAGCTGCGCTACGGCACCATCGCCGTCAACGCCTGGACCGGCGTCGGTTACCTGACCCCCACCGCAACCTGGGGCGCGTTCCCGGGGCACCTGCGCAACGACATCCAGAGCGGAGTCGGCGTGGTGCACAACGCATTCCTGATCGACCGGCCCGAACGCACGGTCGTGCGGGGACCGTTCCGCCCGTCGCCACGTTCGGTGCTGCACCGGGAGTGGTCACTGTCGCCGAAGCCGCCGTGGTTCGTCAACAACCGCACCGCGGCCACCACGGGCCGGCTGCTGGTCGACTTCGCCGGCTCACCGGGATGGAGCAAGCTGCCTGCGATCTTCGCCTCCGCACTGCGTGGCTAGATCCCAATTGCTCCTCGCGTGCGCAGATCCCCAATTGCGCCTCGCGTGCGCATCAGCCGCTGACAGCAGTCCAGCAGCACCTGGTGCAGGTCGCCGTCATCGATGTCGCTGAGCTTGGGATCGGTTGCGCTGCCGTACATTCCGGAGGCCAGCACGGAAATGACGATCCTGGTGGTGACATCGGGATCGGTACCGAGCAGCATCACGGTGAGCCGCTCGATGATGTCACTGAGATCGG
It encodes the following:
- a CDS encoding aldehyde dehydrogenase family protein; protein product: MTEHIDRALEELVEGEKNWAALPLAARRRLLDEMRTLTVEHAAEWVHAAIGIKGLDASSPLVGEEWMSGPYALTFGLAALSESLAKLEAGRSPLDDAEFGTAPGGRLTVKALPLTTFDQLLLSGFSADVWLQPGIGQAEAVRAAGLAQRDPSHTHGVGAVLGAGNIFSIAPLDTIYELFANNRVVALKLNPITDPLLPVLSKVLAPFIAVGAVRILTGGADEGTYLVRHKLVDHVHMTGSALTYDAIVFGTGTEGAARKAADEPVLHKEMTAELGGVSPTIVLPGQWTKADIDFQANHVATQRLHNNGYNCIAAQVVVLSKHWPQRDEFIAALRKALNDAPQRPAYYPGSDARVAGADASYPEAQHLGVNGARVLVVDPQDRQALLHTEYFSPVLGIIELDPAGEQFAEEAVRVANDEFVGTLGVNIIAHPDTITGLGDKFEELIAQLRYGTIAVNAWTGVGYLTPTATWGAFPGHLRNDIQSGVGVVHNAFLIDRPERTVVRGPFRPSPRSVLHREWSLSPKPPWFVNNRTAATTGRLLVDFAGSPGWSKLPAIFASALRG